A portion of the Novosphingobium sp. KA1 genome contains these proteins:
- the leuC gene encoding 3-isopropylmalate dehydratase large subunit, translating to MTKQPRTLYQKIWDAHVIDTRDDGTSLIYIDRHLVHEVTSPQAFESLRVAGRPVRRPDLTLAVPDHNLPTTARKDAAGHILPITDPEGAQQLAALQKNAPEFGIRYIDSTDAEQGIVHVVGPEQGFSLPGATIVCGDSHTACHGGLGALAFGIGTSEVEHVLATQTLLLKRSKTMEVRVEGKLGAGVTSKDVVLHVIGVIGTAGGTGHVIEFCGNVFEEMTVEGRLTVCNMAIEGGARAGLIAPDETTFAYVKGRPYAPVGEDWDKALAWWRSLATDEGATYDKSVKIRAEDIQPTVTWGTSPEDTSAIGGSVPAPEDFADASKREAVKVSLDYMGLTPGTKLTDVEVQNVFIGSCTNSRIEDIRAAAEVLKGRHKADNVKWAIVVPGSGLVKAQAEAEGLDKIIIDAGLEWREPGCSACLAMNPDKVPAGERCASTSNRNFTGRQGPGSRTHLMSPAMAAAAAVTGKLTDVRELMG from the coding sequence GGCACCAGCCTCATCTACATCGACCGGCACCTCGTCCACGAGGTCACCAGCCCGCAGGCCTTCGAAAGCCTTCGTGTCGCCGGACGCCCGGTGCGCCGCCCCGACCTTACGCTTGCGGTGCCGGACCACAACCTGCCCACCACCGCCCGCAAGGATGCGGCAGGCCATATCCTGCCGATCACCGACCCCGAAGGTGCCCAGCAGCTGGCCGCGCTGCAGAAGAACGCGCCCGAATTCGGCATCCGCTACATCGATTCGACCGATGCCGAACAGGGCATCGTCCACGTCGTCGGCCCCGAACAGGGCTTCTCGCTGCCCGGCGCCACGATCGTCTGCGGTGACAGCCACACGGCCTGCCACGGCGGCCTCGGCGCCCTCGCCTTCGGCATCGGCACCAGCGAGGTGGAGCACGTGCTCGCCACGCAGACCCTGCTGCTCAAGCGCTCGAAAACCATGGAAGTGCGCGTCGAGGGCAAGCTCGGCGCCGGCGTCACCTCCAAGGACGTTGTCCTCCACGTGATCGGCGTGATCGGCACGGCCGGCGGCACCGGCCACGTGATCGAGTTCTGCGGCAATGTCTTCGAGGAAATGACCGTCGAAGGCCGCCTGACCGTGTGCAACATGGCCATCGAGGGCGGCGCCCGCGCCGGCCTGATCGCGCCGGACGAGACGACTTTCGCCTACGTCAAGGGCCGCCCCTACGCCCCCGTGGGCGAGGACTGGGACAAGGCCCTGGCCTGGTGGCGGAGCCTCGCCACCGATGAAGGCGCGACCTACGACAAGTCCGTCAAGATTCGCGCCGAGGACATCCAGCCTACCGTCACCTGGGGCACCAGCCCCGAGGATACCTCGGCCATCGGCGGCAGCGTGCCGGCGCCGGAAGACTTCGCCGATGCCTCCAAGCGCGAGGCGGTCAAGGTCAGCCTCGACTACATGGGCCTGACGCCGGGTACGAAGCTGACCGACGTGGAAGTGCAGAACGTCTTCATCGGCTCGTGCACCAACAGCCGCATCGAGGACATCCGCGCCGCGGCCGAAGTGCTCAAGGGCCGCCACAAGGCCGACAACGTCAAGTGGGCGATCGTTGTCCCCGGTTCGGGCCTCGTGAAAGCGCAGGCGGAAGCCGAAGGGCTCGACAAGATCATCATCGACGCCGGCCTCGAATGGCGCGAGCCGGGCTGCTCGGCCTGCCTCGCGATGAACCCCGACAAGGTTCCCGCGGGCGAGCGCTGCGCCTCCACCAGCAACCGCAACTTCACCGGCCGCCAGGGCCCTGGCAGCCGCACCCACCTGATGAGCCCCGCCATGGCCGCCGCCGCCGCGGTGACCGGCAAGCTCACCGACGTCCGCGAACTGATGGGATGA
- the leuD gene encoding 3-isopropylmalate dehydratase small subunit, with protein MDAISHVAGRAIPFGRKNVDTDVVIPAHWLKTITREGLGKGAFEAVKKEPGNVFTDPEYAGAPILIAGDNFGCGSSREHAAWALLDMGVSCVIAPSFSDIFSGNAFKNGILTVALPQDAIDRLMEVAREHPIDVDLETQSVTTPFQDRWTFEIDAFRKHCLLEGLDEIGLTMAQGDAISVYEAKAKTDLPFLARTPATAA; from the coding sequence ATGGACGCGATTTCCCACGTCGCCGGGCGGGCCATCCCGTTCGGCCGCAAGAACGTCGATACCGACGTTGTCATCCCCGCCCACTGGCTCAAGACGATCACCCGCGAAGGCCTTGGCAAGGGCGCCTTCGAGGCGGTCAAGAAGGAGCCCGGCAACGTCTTCACCGATCCCGAATATGCGGGCGCCCCGATCCTGATCGCGGGTGACAACTTCGGCTGCGGATCGAGCCGCGAGCACGCCGCCTGGGCGCTGCTCGACATGGGCGTCTCCTGCGTGATCGCGCCGAGCTTCTCGGACATCTTCTCGGGCAATGCCTTCAAGAACGGCATCCTCACCGTGGCGCTGCCGCAGGACGCGATCGACCGCCTGATGGAAGTCGCGCGCGAGCATCCGATCGACGTCGACCTCGAAACCCAGTCGGTGACGACGCCGTTCCAGGACCGCTGGACCTTCGAGATCGATGCCTTCCGCAAGCACTGCCTGCTCGAAGGGCTCGACGAGATCGGCCTGACCATGGCGCAGGGCGATGCGATCTCGGTCTACGAGGCCAAGGCCAAGACGGATCTGCCGTTCCTCGCCAGGACGCCCGCAACCGCGGCCTGA
- a CDS encoding DUF1476 domain-containing protein, translated as MTTFQDRERAEEAKFVHDADIQFRIQARRNRLLGEWAAERMGLSHAETEAYAKAVVQADFEEAGDEDVIRKLIGDITAAGVDTSEAEVRSALEAKQVEARRAFLG; from the coding sequence ATGACGACTTTCCAGGATCGTGAACGGGCTGAGGAGGCCAAGTTCGTGCATGACGCCGATATCCAGTTCCGCATCCAGGCCCGCCGCAACCGCCTCCTGGGCGAATGGGCGGCCGAGCGCATGGGACTTTCCCACGCCGAAACCGAAGCTTATGCAAAAGCCGTGGTCCAGGCCGACTTCGAGGAAGCCGGCGACGAGGACGTGATCCGCAAGCTCATCGGCGACATCACCGCCGCCGGCGTGGACACCAGCGAAGCCGAAGTGCGCAGCGCGCTCGAGGCCAAGCAGGTCGAAGCCCGCCGCGCTTTCCTGGGCTGA
- a CDS encoding BolA/IbaG family iron-sulfur metabolism protein, with protein sequence MAMSAPEIEALIREALPDAQVEITDLAGDGDHYAARVTSAAFAGKPRVAQHKMVYEALGGRMGGVLHALQLTTAVPN encoded by the coding sequence ATGGCCATGTCCGCCCCCGAGATCGAGGCTCTCATCCGTGAGGCCCTGCCCGACGCCCAGGTCGAGATCACCGATCTTGCCGGCGACGGCGACCATTACGCCGCCCGCGTGACCAGTGCCGCCTTTGCCGGAAAACCGCGCGTCGCGCAGCACAAAATGGTCTACGAAGCACTGGGCGGCCGCATGGGCGGCGTCCTCCACGCCTTGCAACTTACCACCGCCGTTCCCAACTGA
- the grxD gene encoding Grx4 family monothiol glutaredoxin: protein MSDVNARIGEIVNNNDIVLFMKGTPLFPQCGFSSRAVAILERLGAPYESVDVLQDMEIRQGIKSFSDWPTIPQLYVKGEFVGGSDIMMEMFEAGELSQLFIDAGLATQG from the coding sequence ATGTCCGACGTCAACGCCCGCATCGGCGAGATTGTAAACAATAACGACATCGTCCTGTTCATGAAGGGCACGCCGCTGTTCCCGCAGTGCGGTTTCTCCAGCCGCGCGGTCGCCATTCTCGAGCGCCTCGGCGCCCCTTACGAGAGCGTCGACGTGCTGCAGGACATGGAAATCCGCCAGGGCATCAAGTCCTTCTCGGACTGGCCGACGATCCCGCAGCTTTACGTGAAGGGCGAATTCGTCGGCGGCAGCGACATCATGATGGAGATGTTCGAGGCCGGCGAGCTGTCGCAGCTCTTCATCGACGCGGGTCTCGCCACCCAGGGCTGA
- a CDS encoding NUDIX domain-containing protein, which translates to MPADGPRVIPAATLVIFRAAVAGPPELLMVQRAKEMRFAGGAAVFPGGRVDAADRELARMILPGEAEEIAAARIAAIRETLEETGLMVATTTPVSAAEAAGARAMLLEQGSLAPVLKHFGWHLAPQRLALYAHWCPPWEGAFDTRFFVIDLGTGAVEIEVDATENTRLFWISAAEALAMADRGEISVIFPTRRNLERLARFASHEEALEDIARHPVRRIHPRIEIRDGAEWLTIPADLGYPVDGQPRATAQRG; encoded by the coding sequence ATGCCCGCCGATGGCCCGAGGGTCATTCCCGCCGCCACCCTGGTGATTTTCCGGGCCGCCGTCGCTGGCCCGCCGGAATTGCTGATGGTCCAGCGCGCCAAGGAAATGCGTTTCGCGGGCGGCGCGGCGGTGTTCCCGGGCGGCCGGGTGGACGCGGCCGACCGCGAACTGGCCCGCATGATCCTGCCCGGCGAGGCCGAGGAAATCGCCGCCGCCCGCATCGCCGCCATTCGCGAGACGCTGGAAGAGACCGGCCTGATGGTCGCCACGACAACGCCGGTTTCCGCCGCCGAGGCTGCCGGGGCACGGGCGATGCTGCTGGAACAGGGCAGCCTGGCGCCGGTGCTCAAGCACTTCGGCTGGCATCTCGCCCCCCAGCGCCTGGCGCTCTACGCGCATTGGTGCCCGCCATGGGAAGGCGCGTTCGACACCCGCTTCTTCGTGATCGACCTTGGCACCGGCGCCGTCGAGATCGAGGTGGATGCCACCGAGAACACCCGCCTGTTCTGGATCAGCGCCGCCGAGGCCCTCGCCATGGCGGATCGCGGCGAGATCTCGGTGATCTTCCCGACCCGCCGCAATCTCGAACGCCTCGCCCGCTTTGCCAGCCACGAGGAGGCGCTGGAAGACATCGCCCGCCACCCGGTCCGCCGCATCCATCCGCGCATCGAGATCCGCGACGGCGCCGAATGGCTGACGATCCCGGCCGACCTCGGCTATCCGGTGGACGGACAGCCCAGAGCGACCGCGCAGCGCGGTTAG
- a CDS encoding MFS transporter, whose amino-acid sequence MAPDADAAVHEAPNHPLARRMGVIAGISHNLVIGTIMGAFSIMLAPAEQRLGVSAEAAAAGIPLVLVGSSLLAPFVGVLVARFSLRLLMLLGALLGAAGFAMLALTHSYALYLAAYALLLGPAMILAGSIAPATLVTRWFARNRGLALGLVHLPVVIAITPWLVERGLRVFTPTTIYLGIAAAIAGILVPASLLAIDHPPGGESKAPVAAGKRTSDGSLSVAQLLSRPRFWALCLAAVASMASSVMLGSLLVPMGQSWGFSRGESALLQSGMSLVGIAGSVLFGWVADRLGGGRALALIGCNCAVLWSVLLLHPPFALTGVVIGLIGLHGAGAIPGLGRGLSDAFGQASYSRGFGLNTLIGLPFIAVSVIGSAKVFSLTRSYDGAIMAMAGFFVVAMLLGLYAAGGRLARPDTAAAAPA is encoded by the coding sequence ATGGCACCTGATGCCGATGCGGCCGTTCACGAGGCCCCGAACCATCCGCTGGCACGGCGGATGGGCGTCATTGCGGGCATTTCGCATAACCTGGTGATCGGCACGATCATGGGCGCGTTCAGCATCATGCTGGCCCCGGCCGAGCAGAGGCTGGGCGTCAGCGCGGAAGCCGCCGCCGCCGGTATTCCGCTGGTGCTGGTCGGCTCCTCGCTGCTGGCGCCGTTCGTCGGCGTGCTGGTCGCGCGGTTCTCGCTGCGCCTGCTGATGCTGCTGGGCGCGCTGCTGGGCGCGGCGGGTTTTGCCATGCTGGCGCTGACGCATAGCTATGCGCTCTATCTGGCCGCCTATGCGCTGCTGCTGGGCCCGGCGATGATCCTTGCCGGCTCGATCGCCCCGGCCACGCTGGTGACGCGCTGGTTCGCCCGCAACCGGGGGCTGGCGCTGGGGCTTGTCCATCTGCCGGTCGTCATCGCGATCACGCCCTGGCTGGTGGAGCGGGGCCTGCGCGTGTTCACGCCGACGACGATCTATCTCGGCATCGCTGCCGCCATTGCCGGGATCCTGGTGCCGGCCAGCCTGCTGGCGATCGACCATCCTCCCGGCGGCGAGAGCAAGGCACCGGTCGCGGCGGGCAAGCGCACGTCGGACGGCTCGCTGAGCGTCGCCCAACTGCTGTCGCGCCCGCGCTTCTGGGCACTGTGCCTGGCGGCCGTCGCCAGCATGGCCAGTTCGGTCATGCTCGGCTCGCTGCTGGTGCCGATGGGCCAGTCCTGGGGCTTTTCCCGCGGGGAATCGGCATTGCTGCAATCGGGCATGTCGCTGGTCGGCATCGCCGGTTCGGTGCTGTTCGGCTGGGTGGCGGACCGGCTGGGCGGGGGACGCGCGCTGGCGCTCATCGGCTGCAATTGCGCGGTGCTCTGGTCCGTGCTGCTGCTGCACCCGCCTTTTGCGCTGACTGGCGTGGTCATCGGCCTGATCGGCCTGCACGGGGCAGGGGCGATCCCGGGGCTGGGGCGCGGGCTTTCCGATGCCTTCGGGCAAGCCAGCTACAGCCGTGGTTTTGGCCTCAACACGCTGATCGGCCTGCCGTTCATCGCGGTTTCGGTGATCGGTTCGGCCAAGGTCTTCTCGCTGACACGGAGCTACGACGGCGCGATCATGGCGATGGCGGGCTTTTTTGTCGTGGCCATGCTGCTGGGCCTGTATGCTGCCGGAGGGCGCCTGGCGCGCCCTGATACGGCGGCCGCAGCGCCCGCCTAA
- a CDS encoding PilZ domain-containing protein — MARSSSPRQASRRAVSLTAQCRTQSGLRDRGEISDISASGCCVRVSGLYFRVGARVVIRPQGLEGLTGVVRWVEGDYAGVEFDREIYQPVVDHLVRLHGVTTVVPG; from the coding sequence ATGGCCCGCTCTTCATCCCCCAGGCAGGCATCGCGCCGTGCTGTTTCGCTGACTGCGCAGTGCCGCACGCAAAGCGGCCTGCGCGATCGCGGCGAAATTTCCGACATTTCCGCCAGCGGTTGCTGCGTGCGGGTATCGGGGCTCTATTTCCGCGTTGGTGCCCGCGTGGTCATCCGCCCGCAAGGGCTGGAAGGGCTGACCGGCGTGGTGCGCTGGGTCGAGGGTGATTATGCCGGGGTCGAGTTCGACCGCGAGATCTACCAGCCGGTGGTCGACCATCTGGTCCGGCTCCATGGGGTGACCACGGTCGTGCCGGGCTGA
- a CDS encoding bile acid:sodium symporter family protein, whose translation MNRLLARLNIDPYLLLLVSTVGLASIFPARGAWAGIAGGAADAGIALLFFLHGAKLSREAIIDGAKAWKLHLTVACLTFVLFPIVGLGVSAIPGLEPSLAMGLLFLTLLPSTVQSSIAFTAIAGGNVAAAVCSASFSNLAGIFITPVLTALFITGKTQGFSTDPIITIAVQLLLPFIAGHLLRPWIGGFVSRHKKLLGYTDRGSILLVVYTAFGAAVLEGLWHKVALAELGLIAALSLGILAVIMVAGNVMGRLLGFNHEDRIVILFCGSKKSLATGVPLAGVLFAPAQVGAIILPLMFFHQIQLMVCAVLARRLAAQAEAQAAAPARAELAKAP comes from the coding sequence ATGAACCGTCTTCTCGCCCGCCTGAACATCGATCCCTATCTGCTGCTGCTGGTCTCGACCGTGGGGCTCGCCTCGATCTTCCCGGCGCGCGGCGCCTGGGCGGGGATCGCCGGAGGCGCGGCGGATGCGGGCATCGCGCTGCTGTTCTTCCTCCACGGCGCCAAGCTCTCGCGCGAGGCGATCATCGACGGCGCCAAGGCATGGAAGCTGCACCTGACGGTCGCCTGCCTGACCTTTGTGCTATTCCCCATTGTCGGCCTCGGCGTCAGCGCCATTCCGGGGCTGGAACCCTCGCTGGCGATGGGCCTGCTGTTCCTGACCCTGCTGCCCTCGACCGTGCAGTCCTCCATCGCCTTTACCGCGATAGCCGGGGGCAACGTGGCGGCGGCGGTGTGCAGCGCCTCGTTCTCCAACCTGGCGGGCATCTTCATCACCCCGGTGCTGACGGCGCTGTTCATCACCGGCAAGACCCAGGGCTTCTCGACCGATCCGATCATCACCATCGCCGTCCAGTTGCTGCTGCCGTTCATCGCCGGACACTTGCTGCGCCCGTGGATCGGCGGTTTCGTCAGCCGTCACAAGAAACTGCTGGGCTACACCGACCGGGGCTCGATCCTGCTGGTGGTCTATACCGCCTTTGGCGCCGCGGTGCTGGAAGGGCTGTGGCACAAGGTGGCGCTGGCCGAGCTTGGCCTGATCGCGGCGCTGTCGCTGGGCATCCTGGCGGTCATCATGGTGGCGGGCAATGTCATGGGGCGCCTGCTCGGCTTCAACCACGAGGACCGCATCGTCATCCTGTTCTGCGGCTCGAAAAAGAGCCTCGCCACCGGGGTGCCGCTGGCAGGCGTGCTGTTCGCGCCGGCGCAAGTGGGCGCGATCATCCTGCCGCTGATGTTCTTCCACCAGATCCAGCTGATGGTCTGCGCGGTGCTGGCCCGCCGGCTGGCCGCGCAGGCCGAGGCGCAAGCGGCGGCCCCCGCCCGCGCGGAACTTGCCAAAGCGCCTTGA
- a CDS encoding glycoside hydrolase family 97 protein, producing the protein MKPFRLLAPASVLGAGILAAALTPLAVHAQEAHPSVTAASPDGSIVLTVSTDNDSRPTWSLSRKGKLLIAPSKLGFVLTDGVNMVRGFAISGSETGSEDDTWQQPWGERRYVRDHYNEVTVHFRQSAAQGSRLMDVHFRLFDNGVGFRYELPEQPAMKTMKIADETTEFAIVPKGEAWWIPGGEWNRYEQVYQKTAIDAVSTAHTPITMKLEDGTHLSFHEAALVDYAGYWFKRADGQTFRTTLSPSSRGARVVRDLPFNTPWRTIRIADNAAGLVENDLELNLNEPNKLGDVSWVRPMRYIGIWWGMIRGDWTWATGPQHGATTARAKQYIDYAARHNFGGVLIEGWNKGWDGDWFGHGDFSFTEATPDFDIKAVTDYARKKGVVLIGHHETGGNIAIYEKQMDAGFALYEKLGVTSVKTGYVADGGGIIADTWHYGEKPGETHMEWHDGQRQVNHHLDVVKLAAQHHIAIDAHEPVKDTGLRRTYPNWVSREGARGMEYNAWGAFANGPDHEPTLVYTRMLSGPMDFTPGVLSLEGAHHDPLASTLAKQLGLYLAIYSPIQMAADFVENLDKYPREMEFISHVPTDWAESHLIAGEVGDYAIFARKDRNSPEWFVGGVNDAAARTVTLSFDFLEPGKTYKATIWKDGEGATYLTEARHKIAYETRSVKKGDTYTLWLAPGGGAAMRLVPGK; encoded by the coding sequence ATGAAGCCTTTCCGCCTGCTGGCCCCCGCCAGCGTTCTTGGAGCCGGCATCCTCGCCGCCGCTCTCACGCCGCTTGCCGTGCATGCGCAGGAGGCGCACCCCAGCGTCACCGCCGCCTCGCCCGATGGCTCCATCGTGCTCACCGTCAGCACCGACAACGACAGCCGCCCCACCTGGTCGCTGTCGCGCAAGGGCAAGCTGCTGATCGCGCCGAGCAAGCTGGGCTTCGTGCTGACCGACGGGGTCAACATGGTGCGCGGCTTCGCCATCTCCGGCAGCGAGACCGGCAGTGAGGACGATACCTGGCAGCAGCCCTGGGGTGAGCGCCGCTATGTGCGCGATCACTATAACGAGGTGACCGTCCACTTCCGCCAGTCCGCCGCGCAAGGCAGCCGGTTGATGGACGTGCATTTCCGCCTGTTCGATAACGGCGTGGGTTTCCGCTACGAACTTCCCGAGCAGCCGGCGATGAAGACGATGAAGATCGCCGACGAGACCACCGAGTTCGCCATCGTGCCCAAGGGCGAGGCATGGTGGATCCCCGGCGGCGAGTGGAACCGCTACGAGCAGGTCTACCAGAAGACCGCGATCGACGCCGTTTCCACCGCGCATACGCCGATCACCATGAAGCTGGAGGACGGCACTCACTTGTCGTTCCACGAAGCGGCGCTGGTCGATTATGCCGGGTACTGGTTCAAGCGGGCCGATGGGCAGACCTTCCGCACCACGCTCTCGCCCTCGTCACGCGGTGCGCGGGTGGTGCGCGATCTGCCGTTCAACACGCCCTGGCGCACGATCCGTATTGCCGACAATGCGGCCGGCCTTGTCGAGAACGATCTGGAACTCAACCTCAACGAACCCAACAAGCTGGGCGATGTCAGCTGGGTCAGGCCGATGCGCTATATCGGCATCTGGTGGGGCATGATCCGCGGCGACTGGACTTGGGCGACCGGCCCGCAGCACGGCGCCACCACCGCGCGTGCCAAGCAGTATATCGACTATGCCGCGCGCCACAATTTCGGCGGCGTGCTGATCGAGGGCTGGAACAAGGGCTGGGACGGCGACTGGTTCGGTCACGGCGATTTCAGCTTCACCGAGGCGACGCCGGACTTCGATATCAAGGCAGTGACCGACTATGCCCGGAAGAAAGGCGTGGTGCTGATCGGCCACCACGAGACCGGCGGCAATATCGCCATCTACGAAAAGCAGATGGACGCGGGCTTCGCGCTCTACGAGAAGCTGGGCGTCACTTCGGTGAAGACCGGCTACGTCGCGGATGGTGGCGGCATCATTGCCGATACCTGGCATTACGGCGAAAAGCCGGGCGAAACGCATATGGAATGGCATGATGGCCAGCGTCAGGTGAACCACCATCTGGACGTGGTGAAGCTGGCCGCGCAGCACCACATCGCCATCGACGCGCATGAACCGGTCAAGGATACCGGCCTGCGCCGTACTTATCCCAACTGGGTCAGCCGCGAAGGCGCGCGGGGCATGGAGTACAACGCCTGGGGTGCCTTCGCCAATGGGCCGGACCATGAGCCGACGCTGGTCTATACGCGGATGCTCTCCGGCCCGATGGACTTCACGCCCGGCGTGCTGAGCCTTGAAGGCGCGCATCACGATCCGCTGGCCTCCACGCTCGCCAAGCAGCTCGGGCTCTATCTCGCGATCTATTCGCCGATCCAGATGGCGGCGGACTTCGTGGAGAACCTCGACAAGTATCCGCGCGAGATGGAGTTCATCAGCCATGTCCCCACCGACTGGGCCGAAAGCCACCTGATCGCCGGTGAAGTGGGCGACTATGCGATCTTTGCGCGCAAGGACCGCAACAGCCCCGAATGGTTCGTCGGCGGCGTCAACGACGCGGCGGCCCGCACTGTCACGCTCTCGTTCGACTTCCTTGAACCCGGCAAGACCTACAAGGCGACGATCTGGAAGGACGGGGAGGGCGCGACCTATCTCACCGAGGCCCGCCACAAGATCGCCTACGAAACGCGCAGCGTGAAGAAGGGCGACACCTACACGCTCTGGCTGGCCCCGGGCGGCGGCGCGGCGATGCGGCTGGTGCCGGGGAAGTAG
- a CDS encoding alpha-amylase family glycosyl hydrolase, with protein sequence MTQTAPWWRGAAIYQIYPRSFADANGDGIGDLPGIAARLDHVASLGVEAVWISPFYASPMADFGYDISDYCAVDPIFGTLADFDAVIARARELGLKIIVDQVYAHTSDKHAWFVESRSSRDNPRADWYVWADPKADGTPPNNWQSIFGGPAWRWDARRGQYYMHNFLAEQPQLNCHSPEVQDALLGVAKFWLDRGVSGFRIDALNHAMHDPLLRDNPPAPQDGKLRTRPYDFQIQRYNQSHPDLLAFIERLQALIASYPDTYSLAEVGGLNAGVEMKAFTEGPARLNSAYGFDFLYAESLTPARVAATQEFWADEPGPNTDGGWPSWAFENHDAPRAVSRWCAPEHRDAFARMKAMLLLSLRGNPIVYQGEELGLEQDEVPFELLQDPEAIANWPLTLSRDGVRTPLPWQAQDEHGGFTSGHPWLPLSEANLARAIDRQEADPASLLHLTRRLIHLRRDDAALRRGTCEVLLADETRLVLRRAAEGRSVLAVFNIGERDAAWPQDVPIAGKVLAAVNEAAPGLLPAWAAIWIEE encoded by the coding sequence ATGACCCAGACAGCCCCGTGGTGGCGCGGCGCCGCCATCTACCAGATCTATCCCCGCAGCTTCGCGGACGCCAATGGCGACGGCATCGGCGACTTGCCCGGCATCGCCGCCCGGCTGGACCATGTCGCCAGCCTCGGCGTGGAGGCGGTGTGGATCTCGCCCTTCTATGCCTCGCCGATGGCCGATTTCGGCTATGACATCTCCGATTACTGCGCTGTCGATCCGATCTTCGGCACGCTGGCCGATTTCGACGCGGTGATCGCGCGGGCCCGCGAACTGGGGCTGAAGATCATCGTCGATCAGGTCTATGCCCATACCTCCGACAAGCACGCCTGGTTCGTGGAGAGCCGCTCCAGCCGCGATAACCCGCGCGCGGACTGGTACGTCTGGGCCGATCCCAAGGCGGACGGCACGCCGCCCAACAACTGGCAGTCGATCTTCGGCGGCCCCGCATGGCGCTGGGATGCGCGGCGCGGGCAGTATTACATGCACAACTTCCTGGCCGAGCAGCCGCAGCTCAATTGCCACAGCCCGGAGGTGCAGGACGCGCTGCTGGGCGTCGCGAAGTTCTGGCTGGACCGGGGCGTTTCGGGCTTCCGCATCGATGCGCTCAACCACGCGATGCACGACCCGCTGCTGCGCGACAATCCGCCCGCGCCGCAGGATGGCAAGCTGCGCACGCGGCCCTACGACTTCCAGATCCAGCGCTACAACCAGTCGCACCCGGATCTCCTGGCCTTCATCGAGCGGCTGCAGGCGCTGATCGCCTCTTATCCCGATACTTATTCGCTGGCCGAAGTCGGCGGGCTCAATGCCGGGGTGGAGATGAAGGCCTTCACTGAGGGCCCCGCGCGGCTGAACAGCGCCTATGGCTTCGACTTCCTCTATGCCGAGAGCCTGACCCCCGCGCGCGTCGCCGCCACGCAGGAATTCTGGGCTGATGAACCGGGCCCAAATACGGACGGCGGCTGGCCCAGCTGGGCTTTCGAAAACCACGACGCCCCGCGCGCCGTCTCGCGCTGGTGTGCACCGGAGCACCGCGACGCCTTTGCGCGGATGAAGGCGATGCTGCTGCTGTCGCTCAGGGGCAACCCGATCGTCTATCAGGGCGAGGAACTCGGTCTGGAGCAGGACGAGGTGCCGTTCGAACTGCTTCAGGACCCCGAGGCCATCGCCAACTGGCCGCTCACCCTCTCGCGCGACGGCGTGCGCACACCGCTGCCGTGGCAGGCGCAGGACGAGCATGGCGGCTTCACCAGTGGCCACCCGTGGCTGCCGCTTTCCGAAGCAAACCTGGCCCGCGCCATCGACCGGCAGGAGGCCGATCCTGCCTCGCTGCTGCACCTGACGCGCCGCCTGATCCACTTGCGCCGAGACGATGCGGCGCTGCGGCGGGGCACGTGCGAGGTGCTGCTGGCCGACGAGACGCGGCTGGTGCTGCGCCGCGCGGCGGAGGGGCGCTCGGTGCTGGCCGTGTTCAACATCGGCGAGCGTGATGCGGCCTGGCCGCAGGATGTGCCGATAGCGGGCAAAGTGCTCGCCGCCGTCAACGAGGCGGCGCCAGGGCTGCTCCCCGCATGGGCCGCGATCTGGATCGAGGAATGA